In Apium graveolens cultivar Ventura chromosome 10, ASM990537v1, whole genome shotgun sequence, the following are encoded in one genomic region:
- the LOC141690384 gene encoding histone H2B.3-like: MAPKADKKPAEKKPAEKSPAADKKPKAGKKLPKESGSGAVDKKKKRVKKSVETYKIYIFKVLKQVHPDIGISSKAMGIMNSFINDIFEKLAGEASKLARYNKKPTITSREIQTAVRLVLPGELAKHAVSEGTKAVTKFTSS, encoded by the coding sequence ATGGCTCCCAAAGCAGATAAGAAACCGGCGGAGAAAAAACCGGCGGAGAAGTCCCCGGCCGCCGATAAGAAGCCAAAAGCCGGTAAGAAGCTCCCGAAGGAAAGCGGTTCAGGGGCGGTGGATAAGAAGAAGAAGCGAGTGAAGAAGAGCGTGGAGACGTATAAGATTTATATATTTAAGGTGTTGAAACAGGTGCATCCTGATATTGGTATATCGAGTAAGGCGATGGGGATAATGAATAGTTTTATTAATGATATTTTCGAGAAATTGGCGGGAGAGGCGTCGAAATTGGCGAGGTATAATAAGAAGCCGACGATTACGTCAAGGGAAATTCAGACGGCGGTGAGATTGGTGTTGCCCGGGGAATTGGCTAAGCATGCCGTTTCGGAGGGGACTAAGGCTGTTACCAAGTTTACCAGTTCTTAA
- the LOC141692612 gene encoding uncharacterized protein LOC141692612 encodes MAGSGSNPVLAYVVVYVKDVAKSLSFYSKAFDYQVRRLDDSHRWGELESGQTTIAFTPAHQHETDDLTGQVHTSGSRKERDPVEVCFEYKDVDAAYKKAVENGAIGVSAPEDKEWGQRVGYVRDIDGIVVRLGSFVSEPKNPHHHAS; translated from the exons ATGGCTGGTTCAGGTTCGAACCCAGTACTGGCGTACGTAGTTGTTTATGTGAAAGATGTTGCAAAATCTCTGTCTTTTTATTCCAAGGCTTTCGACTACCAAGTCCGTCGTCTCGACGACTCCCACAG GTGGGGAGAGCTGGAGAGCGGGCAGACAACGATAGCGTTTACGCCCGCTCACCAGCACGAGACGGACGATCTAACGGGGCAGGTTCACACATCAGGGAGTAGAAAGGAGAGAGATCCGGTGGAAGTGTGTTTTGAATACAAAGACGTGGATGCAGCGTACAAGAAAGCAGTGGAGAATGGAGCAATTGGAGTGAGCGCGCCAGAAGATAAAGAGTGGGGACAGAGAGTGGGTTATGTTAGAGATATTGATGGTATTGTTGTTAGGCTGGGAAGCTTTGTTTCCGAACCAAAAAATCCCCACCACCACGCCTCTTGA